From Drosophila nasuta strain 15112-1781.00 chromosome X, ASM2355853v1, whole genome shotgun sequence, one genomic window encodes:
- the LOC132795280 gene encoding transport and Golgi organization protein 2 isoform X2, whose product MCVIFFYANSQPDSVDGYKLILASNRDEFFARDTQQVAKWTDSQQVYGGIDLEPGREGGTWLAIGSDKGVFKVGALLNLTGEPKPRNAVGRGMIVADFVRQSDEQHNIANYNQQLLADCTKYSAFNFVSIEIGDSSKPAEINLLSNVPPTLAPFKQGQCYGFGNSLPDAPFEKVQYGQQHFDQIVQQHGHSSVETLSAELLQLLKNKHKFWPDVELKRRAPSWGEGLSALNVHIPEHGYGSRTHSLILVDANNKLHFIEETMAGLEPDGEWRRTHIEKQF is encoded by the exons ATGTGTGTGATATTCTTCTATGCTAATTCACAGCCCGATAGCGTTGATGGCTACAAACTGATCTTGGCCTCGAATCGCGACGAATTCTTTGCTCGCGACACACAACAGGTGGCCAAATGGACTGACTCCCAGCAGGTCTATGGTG GCATCGATCTGGAGCCGGGTCGCGAGGGTGGCACCTGGTTGGCCATTGGCAGCGACAAAGGCGTCTTTAAGGTGGGCGCCCTGCTCAATTTGACCGGCGAACCAAAGCCACGCAATGCAGTTG GACGCGGAATGATCGTCGCTGACTTTGTGCGTCAATCAGATGAACAACACAACATTGCCAACTACAATCAACAACTGCTCGCCGACTGCACCAAATACAGTGCCTTCAATTTCGTATCCATTGAAATTGG TGATTCCTCGAAACCGGCGGAAATCAATCTGCTTAGCAATGTACCGCCAACGCTGGCGCCCTTTAAGCAAGGCCAATGCTATGGCTTTGGCAACAGTCTGCCCGATGCTCCCTTCGAGAAAGTCCAATACGGTCAGCAGCATTTCGATCAGATCGTCCAACAGCATGGCCACTCGAGTGTGGAAACCTTGAGTGCCgagctgttgcagttgctgaaGAACAAGCATAAATTCTGGCCCGATGTCGAGCTGAAGCGACGTGCGCCCAGCTGGGGCGAAGGACTAAGTGCCCTGAATGTCCACATCCCGGAGCATGGCTATGGCAGTCGGACACATTCGCTCATTCTGGTGGATGCGAACAATAAGCTGCATTTCATTGAGGAGACCATGGCGGGTTTGGAGCCCGATGGCGAGTGGCGTCGCACGCATATTGAAAAGCAATTCTAA
- the LOC132795279 gene encoding RRP12-like protein, translated as MGKFRSKLKRHSKGKNWSKGQSAVSNPDQMKHRLKAKSRFFQPNLNLAAAAGTSNNNGLTMEAVHKHEQRLAYNTETTTVSDVAGSLKSFRLDDADDDGMSGMSGTQPSTVKTFQTFASNYSSCSNVSFKKLLTGFRASSDLHKEMLAILSALTEIIRERGGGETSTEYFLLLLNQIEAATEERDIIAGIALLSMGIKSVPWPVLRKRFDQTAATIQQLLQRFIDSSNQSVIRYLIGCMSVLLRAQDYATWSYSSTFQYFDALLAFSIHSRPKIRKAAQHAIVSIIHGSCFMLPTETGPDTEPEPSKIKHHPAGPRVTKFCLSQFKPEVLANAQTTVLYTLALLKDTLAGFRTEDIRSVCEHLLSIMTAANVLVRTNCFQALHALFLTRSTNLNATLCAKLLAAIHEYRPDRSDVRQTLSWITVLKEGHVHLATLQLDLCIQALPRLFDVCTTDLWLSDRSELIVGVSNCIKELLQDCVARACATKELADVHRQSVTKIIGSLHKMLNAPFGEISKYVILIFGIVFETCGKHFGAELSNSLATIGKRIDSQGALRLQIEHTVISAIKALGPELVLKALPLNDGSGGVSMERSWLLPLMREGATGASLQFFLEHVIPLAQHSQANWRKFAADEKNVSKAHIYELISCQLWGLFPGFCRHPRDPEYLRQLAPTLGEALQHNPEFRAAIYDGLIELLDESQSPECHAAIAQYARNFLPRLFNIYIQKPKGTYEADLRKRALDVIRLYIARAPADVQNQLFESAQELLAGSAVATFEYDAYFDINAAIVCVQKCRGIEAYFEKYMAPVLRNDKSKLVSRDEQKLKKQQRKTYELLRELMTSEQASCQKFTRKNCLQLQQILLEAFDTTCNVCQASRLHCLKSLLDCRTNLKYNDQLVMKAIPEAVLNYKDFSTRKEQVAEQLIKLIVNLYQEAGKINEFVDILIAGFTGDESLSTNTILAFRAVLQQQGQHLTVSTLEFVLQQVSVFLVQKSRHQAEAAVAFLITFIKVMPIPLVANHLETIMRALSAMTKDTKRYCRIQIGYFLKKLCKRFSTEELARFVPGDDEVTHRRLKKIRKQMRRDTRKKQNEEAQAESSDEEQLIGGELEPKSYTIDDILADSDSDLPEDMDTEEGAATSSKSKNKTKSKQARSTYIREDEDEIVDLADLKSIGNVLTSGSSAAAVSSKLAKAKKPQLANGGFKTADDGRLIISDKALRGQGTADDDDDDGSDSDDSSADSGHVAGAAGNPKRGMEDDSSDEEELQQATTAKRKRKATSDAMSMRSGVTSASTRKGIHRPLGGGGKSSDAMSVKSGVSRVAGSEYSTKKAKGDMKKSGKLDPYAYIPLTRNTLNKRKRAMNSRKFKSAVRGAGGGGDEGGATGGGAGGRGKARGGGRVGKSYK; from the exons ATGGGTAAATTTCGTTCGAAATTGAAGCGCCACAGCAAGGGCAAAAACTGGAGCAAGGGCCAGTCAGCCGTCTCGAATCCGGATCAAATGAAGCATCGTCTCAAAGCCAAGTCGCGTTTCTTTCAGCCAAATTTGAATTTGG ctgctgcagctggcaCAAGCAATAACAATGGCCTCACCATGGAGGCGGTGCACAAACACGAACAGCGTCTCGCATACAACACAGAGACGACAACAGTTAGCGACGTGGCCGGTAGCCTGAAATCCTTTCGGCTGGATGACGCTGATGACGATGGCATGTCGGGAATGTCCGGCACACAGCCGAGCACCGTTAAAACCTTCCAGACCTTTGCGTCCAActacagcagctgcagcaacgtGAGCTTTAAGAAGCTGCTCACTGGCTTTCGCGCCTCATCCGATTTGCACAAGGAGATGCTTGCTATACTAAGCGCACTTACCGAGATCATACGTGAACGTGGCGGCGGAGAGACATCCACCGAGTACTTTCTTTTATTGCTCAATCAAATTGAGGCAGCCACCGAAGAGCGCGACATCATTGCCGGCATCGCTTTGCTTTCCATGGGCATCAAGTCGGTGCCATGGCCTGTGCTGCGCAAGCGTTTCGATCAAACGGCAGCCACCATCCAGCAGTTACTGCAACGCTTTATCGACTCCAGCAATCAGTCTGTTATACGCTAT TTGATTGGCTGCATGTCGGTGCTACTGCGTGCCCAGGATTATGCCACGTGGTCGTACAGCTCGACGTTCCAATACTTTGATGCACTGCTCGCCTTTAGCATACACTCCCGTCCCAAGATACGTAAGGCAGCACAACACGCTATCGTCTCGATCATACATGGCAGCTGCTTCATGCTGCCCACCGAAACCGGACCAGACACTGAGCCGGAACCATCGAAGATAAAGCATCATCCGGCTGGGCCGCGTGTCACCAAATTCTGTCTGTCGCAATTTAAGCCCGAGGTGCTGGCCAATGCCCAGACCACAGTGCTCTACACTCTGGCACTGCTGAAGGATACGCTGGCCGGCTTTCGTACCGAGGACATACGCAGCGTGTGCGAACATTTGCTGTCCATCATGACGGCTGCCAATGTGCTGGTGCGCACCAATTGCTTTCAGGCATTGCACGCACTCTTCCTCACCCGCAGCACCAATCTGAATGCCACGCTGTGTGCGAAGTTGTTGGCCGCCATACATGAGTATCGTCCGGATCGCAGCGATGTGCGTCAAACACTCTCATGGATCACAGTGCTCAAGGAGGGTCATGTGCATCTGGCCACCTTGCAACTGGACTTGTGCATACAAGCGTTGCCGCGTCTCTTTGACGTCTGCACCACAGATCTGTGGCTATCGGATCGCAGCGAATTGATTGTCGGCGTTTCCAATTGCATTAAGGAGCTGCTGCAGGATTGTGTGGCACGTGCCTGTGCCACCAAAGAGCTGGCCGATGTGCATCGTCAGTCGGTGACGAAGATCATTGGATCGCTGCACAAGATGCTAAATGCACCATTCGGCGAGATCTCCAAATATGTCATACTCATCTTTGGCATTGTGTTTGAGACGTGTGGCAAGCATTTTGG CGCGGAGCTGAGCAACTCGCTGGCCACGATTGGCAAACGTATCGACAGCCAAGGTGCACTGCGTCTGCAGATCGAGCACACGGTGATTAGCGCCATCAAGGCACTCGGTCCCGAACTTGTGCTGAAAGCGCTGCCGCTCAACGATGGCAGCGGCGGCGTGAGCATGGAACGCTCCTGGCTGTTGCCACTGATGCGCGAAGGCGCCACCGGCGCCAGTCTGCAGTTCTTCTTGGAGCATGTGATACCGCTGGCACAACACAGTCAGGCCAATTGGCGTAAGTTCGCCGCCGACGAGAAGAACGTGTCGAAGGCGCACATCTACGAGCTGATCAGTTGCCAGCTTTGGGGTCTTTTCCCCGGCTTCTGTCGTCATCCACGTGATCCCGAATATCTGCGCCAATTGGCGCCCACATTGGGCGAGGCACTGCAGCATAATCCTGAGTTTCGGGCAGCAATCTATGATGGTTTAATCGAACTGCTGGACGAGAGCCAAAGTCCAGAATGTCATGCGGCCATAGCGCAATATGCACGCAACTTCCTGCCGCGTCTCTTCAACATCTACATCCAGAAGCCGAAGGGCACCTACGAGGCGGATCTACGCAAGCGTGCTCTCGATGTGATACGCTTGTATATTGCACGCGCTCCCGCCGATGTGCAGAATCAGCTCTTTGAGAGCGCTCAGGAGCTATTGGCAGGCAGCGCGGTGGCCACGTTTGAGTACGATGCGTATTTCGACATCAATGCGgccattgtgtgtgtgcaaaagtGTCGCGGCATCGAAGCCTACTTCGAGAAGTATATGGCGCCCGTGTTGCGCAACGACAAGTCCAAGCTGGTGTCCCGCGACGAGCAGAAActgaagaagcagcagcgcaAGACTTACGA ATTGCTGCGTGAGCTGATGACTTCGGAGCAGGCATCGTGCCAGAAATTCACACGCAAGAATTgcctgcagctgcagcagattCTGCTCGAGGCCTTCGATACCACATGCAACGTCTGCCAGGCGTCGCGTTTGCA TTGCCTTAAATCGCTGCTCGATTGCCGCACCAACCTCAAGTACAACGATCAGCTGGTGATGAAGGCTATACCAGAGGCTGTGCTCAACTACAAGGACTTCTCCACACGCAAGGAGCAGGTGGCCGAGCAGCTGATCAAATTGATTGTCAATCTGTATCAGGAGGCGggcaaaattaatgaattcgTGGACATTCTAATCGCTGGCTTCACCGGCGACGAATCCCTATCGACAAACACAATTCTCGCCTTCCGTGCGGTTCTGCAGCAGCAAGGACAACATCTCACAGTGAGCACTTTGGAGTTTGTGCTACAACAGGTGTCGGTGTTTCTGGTGCAAAAGTCCAGGCATCAGGCGGAGGCTGCCGTTGCCTTCCTTATCACATTCATCAAGGTGATGCCCATACCGCTGGTTGCTAATCATCTCGAAACGATT ATGCGCGCTTTGTCCGCCATGACGAAGGACACGAAGCGCTATTGTCGCATACAGATTGGTTATTTCCTGAAGAAGCTCTGCAAACGCTTTAGCACCGAGGAGCTGGCACGTTTTGTGCCTGGTGATGATGAAGTCACACATCGTCGTCTCAAAAAGATACGCAAGCAAATGCGTCGTGATACGCGCAAGAAGCAAAATGAGGAGGCGCAAGCTGAGAGTTCTGATGAGGAGCAACTCATTGGTGGCGAATTGGAGCCAAAGAGTTATAC CATTGATGATATTTTGGCCGACTCGGACTCGGATCTGCCCGAGGACATGGACACAGAGGAGGGCGCTGCGACGTCTAGCAAATCCAAAAACAAGACTAAGTCCAAGCAGGCACGCAGCACTTACATACGCGAGGACGAAGATGAAATTGTCGATTTGGCCGATCTCAAGTCCATTGGCAATGTGCTGA cGAGTGGTTCGTCGGCCGCAGCTGTGAGCAGTAAACTGGCCAAGGCCAAGAAACCACAATTGGCCAATGGTGGCTTCAAGACCGCCGACGATGGCCGTCTGATCATCAGCGACAAGGCGCTGCGTGGCCAAGGCACggctgacgacgacgatgatgatggctCCGACAGCGATGATTCGTCTGCGGATAGCGGTCATGTGGCCGGTGCCGCTGGCAATCCCAAGCGTGGCATGGAAGATGATTCCAGCGATGAGGAGGAACTGCAACAGGCGACAACAGCGAAGCGTAAGCGCAAGGCAACCAGCGATGCCATGAGCATGCGCTCCGGCGTCACCAGCGCCAGCACACGCAAGGGTATCCATCGTCCGCTTGGCGGTGGCGGCAAGTCTAGCGATGCCATGTCTGTGAAGTCCGGCGTAAGTCGCGTGGCTGGCAGCGAATACAGCACCAAGAAGGCCAAGGGTGACATGAAGAAGAGCGGCAAACTAGATCCCTATGCCTACATACCGCTCACTCGCAACACGCTCAACAAACG CAAACGCGCCATGAATTCACGCAAATTCAAAAGCGCAGTGCGTGGCGCTGGCGGAGGAGGAGATGAAGGGGGAGCTACTGGAGGCGGAGCAGGAGGCAGGGGAAAAGCCCGTGGAGGCGGACGTGTTGGCAAGAGCTACAAATAG
- the LOC132796309 gene encoding monoacylglycerol/Diacylglycerol O-acyltransferase, whose amino-acid sequence MDFLANFIKNPQSMLSTYIDLDYSLWLYRFLTPLIVTFLLPLVFVALIYISFLVLFIYKLHRQVIMRAVQTDRNFWRVGRKIVAAIWDAHARIYHGYEVIGLDNIPQEGPALIVYYHGAIPIDMYYLNSRMLLQRERLIYTIGDRFLFKLPGWGTISEAFHVSPGTVQSCVSILRDGNLLAISPGGVYEAQFGDHYYELLWRNRVGFAKVAQEAKVPIIPCFTQNLREGFRQVGIFRTFFMRLYNKVRIPVYPIYGGFPVKFRTYLGKPIEYDENLTAQELQIKVATAIEELINQHQRLPGSILMALLDRLPAFKAQRKEENEKEKEKAKAE is encoded by the exons ATGGACTTTCTGGCCAATTTCATCAAGAATCCCCAAAGCATGCTTT CCACATACATCGATCTGGACTATTCACTATGGCTATATCGCTTCCTAACGCCGCTGATTGTAACATTCCTGTTGCCGCTGGTCTTCGTTGCCCTCATCTATATATCATTCTTGGTGCTCTTCATCTACAAGTTGCACAG GCAAGTTATAATGCGAGCGGTGCAAACGGATCGGAATTTCTGGCGCGTGGGTCGCAAGATTGTGGCCGCCATCTGGGATGCACATGCGCGCATCTATCACGGCTACGAAGTGATCGGCCTGGACAATATACCCCAGGAGGGACCAGCGCTGATCGTGTACTATCACGGCGCGATCCCCATCGATATGTACTATCTGAACTCGAgaatgctgctgcagcgggAGCGATTGATCTACACGATCGGTGATCGTTTCCTGTTCAAATTGCCCGGCTGGGGCACGATCTCGGAGGCGTTTCACGTCAGTCCGGGGACGGTGCAATCGTGTGTGAGCATACTGCGCGATGGTAATCTGTTGGCGATATCGCCGGGCGGCGTTTATGAGGCGCAATTCGGTGATCATTACTACGAGCTGCTGTGGCGCAATCGCGTCGGTTTCGCCAAGGTGGCCCAAGAGGCCAAGGTGCCGATCATACCGTGCTTCACACAGAATCTGCGCGAAGGTTTTCGCCAGGTGGGCATATTTCGTACGTTCTTTATGCGATTGTACAATAAGGTGCGCATTCCGGTTTATCCGATCTACGGCGGATTTCCGGTCAAGTTTCGTACATATCTGGGCAAGCCCATCGAATACGATGAGAACCTGACGGCGCAAGAGCTGCAAATAAAG GTGGCCACAGCGATCGAAGAACTGATTAATCAGCATCAGCGTCTGCCGGGCAGCATACTGATGGCACTCTTGGATCGTCTGCCTGCATTCAAAGCTCAGCGCAAAGAGGAAAatgagaaggagaaggagaaagcGAAGGCGGAATGA
- the LOC132795280 gene encoding transport and Golgi organization protein 2 isoform X1, whose amino-acid sequence MCVIFFYANSQPDSVDGYKLILASNRDEFFARDTQQVAKWTDSQQVYGGIDLEPGREGGTWLAIGSDKGVFKVGALLNLTGEPKPRNAVAHKNILQPHNNNSNNSQHKQRHEQQQQQTNNEHFLLGRGMIVADFVRQSDEQHNIANYNQQLLADCTKYSAFNFVSIEIGDSSKPAEINLLSNVPPTLAPFKQGQCYGFGNSLPDAPFEKVQYGQQHFDQIVQQHGHSSVETLSAELLQLLKNKHKFWPDVELKRRAPSWGEGLSALNVHIPEHGYGSRTHSLILVDANNKLHFIEETMAGLEPDGEWRRTHIEKQF is encoded by the exons ATGTGTGTGATATTCTTCTATGCTAATTCACAGCCCGATAGCGTTGATGGCTACAAACTGATCTTGGCCTCGAATCGCGACGAATTCTTTGCTCGCGACACACAACAGGTGGCCAAATGGACTGACTCCCAGCAGGTCTATGGTG GCATCGATCTGGAGCCGGGTCGCGAGGGTGGCACCTGGTTGGCCATTGGCAGCGACAAAGGCGTCTTTAAGGTGGGCGCCCTGCTCAATTTGACCGGCGAACCAAAGCCACGCAATGCAGTTG CGcacaaaaacattttgcaaccgcataataacaacagcaacaacagccagcaCAAGCAACGgcatgaacaacaacaacaacaaacaaataacgAACATTTCTTACTAGGACGCGGAATGATCGTCGCTGACTTTGTGCGTCAATCAGATGAACAACACAACATTGCCAACTACAATCAACAACTGCTCGCCGACTGCACCAAATACAGTGCCTTCAATTTCGTATCCATTGAAATTGG TGATTCCTCGAAACCGGCGGAAATCAATCTGCTTAGCAATGTACCGCCAACGCTGGCGCCCTTTAAGCAAGGCCAATGCTATGGCTTTGGCAACAGTCTGCCCGATGCTCCCTTCGAGAAAGTCCAATACGGTCAGCAGCATTTCGATCAGATCGTCCAACAGCATGGCCACTCGAGTGTGGAAACCTTGAGTGCCgagctgttgcagttgctgaaGAACAAGCATAAATTCTGGCCCGATGTCGAGCTGAAGCGACGTGCGCCCAGCTGGGGCGAAGGACTAAGTGCCCTGAATGTCCACATCCCGGAGCATGGCTATGGCAGTCGGACACATTCGCTCATTCTGGTGGATGCGAACAATAAGCTGCATTTCATTGAGGAGACCATGGCGGGTTTGGAGCCCGATGGCGAGTGGCGTCGCACGCATATTGAAAAGCAATTCTAA
- the LOC132797146 gene encoding uncharacterized protein LOC132797146: protein MARNAGGGGNSGANNNTSKAHSSNNSSSQPAAATASAAAAAAAAANAKHKQRSSSANSNSGGSDNRNSSLGGNLSSKLMLDKWKTLIGCVCLAIASYFGYLGYLETRVNTPYDNQKMALHTDHRDDPERYWGTYRPQTYFGLKTRDPHSLVMGLMWYTPSNLGPGGQGIRHWCDMGDKLDGFGWTHHDGRSFGVQQIDDLPFELKTSFVKYPSGKEYGGDWTARISVRNTSRAWDRSISLIWYVALDERTNGHIKYVSDEKSPEPGVYGETQGLGEFQVRFSAVKGRILHKSYLSTVAPSLGKLKETVFSHFRAFANKRGNRFIGLPGEIVSQNGLPAANPEPNFIAIQLTAEVDFTLDITYQSTSGFALGESITRPPTGRAYTDSLQAKIAQFEQRFEDTFKLAAKGYGAEEIQFARNAFSNMLGGIGYFYGASRVQSVHTQNPVPYWKAPLYTAVPSRSFFPRGFLWDEGFHGLLISAWDVDIELDIICHWFDLLNVEGWIPREQILGIEAMAKVPEEFVTQRNSNANPPTFFLTLRKLLTQHKQQLSQKGRFATLERLYPRLQAWFTWYNTTQRGEVLGTYLWRGRNSSTLRELNPKSLSSGLDDYPRASHPTDLERHVDLRCWIALAASVMAELSTLLGKDDVKYYETASYLTDNELMNKLHLDPFTEHYTDWGLHTDAVALKHPPPMTPQRKGGQRIQQPPAEMQRYTLKPPDYKFVNTMFGYVSLFPLLLEQLEHDSPYLGKLLQDLRDPQLLWTNYGLRSLSKDSPLYMKRNTEHDPPYWRGPIWININYLAAKALRHYGKIEGPYAASARKIYGELRENLVRNIFKQYQRTGYLWEQYDDTTGEGKGCNPFTGWSALVVLLMAEQF, encoded by the exons ATGGCGCGCAATGCAGGCGGAGGAGGCAACAGCGGCGCCAACAATAATACATCCAAGGCACACAGCAGCAATAATTCCTCATCACAAccggcagcagcgacagcttcggcagctgcagcagcagccgccgcggccaatgccaagcacaagcagcgcagcagcagcgccaacagcaacagcggcggcAGCGATAATCGCAATAGCAGCTTGGGCGGCAATCTCTCATCCAAACTAATGCTGGACAAGTGGAAGACTTTGATCGGATGCGTGTGCTTGGCCATCGCTAGCTACTTTGGCTATTTGGGCTATCTGGAGACACGCGTTAATACGCCATACGACAACCAAAAGATGGCGCTGCACACCGATCATCGCGATGATCCCGAACGCTATTGGGGCACCTATCGCCCCCAAACGTATTTCGGTTTGAAGACACGCGATCCCCACTCCCTGGTCATGGGTCTCATGTGGTATACGCCCAGTAATCTGGGACCCGGCGGTCAAGGCATACGCCATTGGTGCGATATGGGTGACAAGCTGGATGGCTTTGGTTGGACTCATCACGATGGACGCAGCTTTGGCGTGCAGCAGATCGATGATCTGCCCTTCGAGCTGAAGACCTCGTTCGTCAAGTATCCCAGCGGCAAGGAGTATGGCGGCGATTGGACCGCCCGCATCTCGGTGCGCAACACATCGCGTGCTTGGGATCGAAGCATCTCGCTGATCTGGTATGTGGCGCTAGATGAACGCACCAACGGACACATTAAGTACGTCTCGGATGAGAAGAGCCCCGAGCCGGGTGTCTATGGCGAGACGCAGGGATTGGGCGAGTTCCAGGTGCGTTTTAGCGCCGTCAAGGGACGCATCCTGCACAAATCCTATTTGAGCACGGTGGCACCATCGCTGGGCAAGCTCAAGGAGACGGTGTTCTCGCATTTCCGTGCCTTTGCCAACAAGCGGGGCAATCGCTTCATTGGCCTGCCCGGTGAGATTGTCTCGCAGAATGGTTTGCCAGCCGCCAATCCCGAACCGAATTTCATTGCCATTCAACTGACGGCAGAGGTGGATTTTACGTTGGACATAACGTATCAATCGACATCGGGATTCGCGCTCGGAGAGAGCATCACAAGGCCGCCCACGGGACGCGCTTATACCGACTCGCTGCAGGCGAAGATCGCACAGTTTGAGCAACGCTTCGAGGACACCTTTAAGCTGGCCGCCAAAGGTTATGGCGCCGAGGAGATACAATTTGCTCGCAACGCCTTTAGCAATATGTTGGGCGGCATTGGATACTTCTATGGCGCCAGTCGGGTGCAATCGGTGCACACCCAGAATCCGGTGCCATATTGGAAGGCTCCACTTTATACGGCGGTGCCGTCGCGCAGCTTCTTTCCACGCGGTTTCCTCTGGGACGAGGGCTTCCATGGGCTGTTGATTAGCGCCTGGGATGTGGACATTGAGCTGGACATCATTTGCCATTGGTTTGATCTCTTGAACGTCGAGGGTTGGATACCCCGGGAGCAGATTCTGGGCATTGAGGCGATGGCCAAGGTGCCCGAAGAGTTTGTCACGCAACGCAACAGCAATGCGAATCCTCCCACGTTCTTTTTAACACTCCGCAAGCTGCTCACCCAGCACAAACAGCAGTTGTCGCAAAAGGGTCGATTTGCTACACTGGAGCGTCTTTATCCCCGACTGCAGGCCTGGTTCACCTGGTACAACACCACGCAGCGAG GCGAAGTCTTGGGCACCTATTTGTGGCGTGGACGCAACTCGAGTACGCTGCGCGAACTGAATCCCAAGAGTTTGTCCTCCGGTCTCGACGACTATCCGCGCGCCTCGCATCCCACGGATCTGGAGCGTCACGTGGATTTGCGCTGTTGGATTGCGCTCGCCGCTAGCGTGATGGCTGAGCTATCCACGCTGTTGGGCAAGGATGATGTCAAGTACTATGAGACCGCATCGTATTTGACGGACAATGAGCTGATGAATAAGCTGCACTTGGATCCGTTCACAGAGCACTACACCGACTGGGGACTGCACACGGATGCTGTGGCACTGAAGCATCCGCCGCCAATGACACCGCAACGCAAGGGTGGTCAACGGATTCAACAGCCGCCGGCGGAGATGCAACGCTACACACTGAAGCCACCGGACTACAAGTTTGTGAACACAATGTTCGGTTATGTGAGTCTGTTTCCGTTGCTGCTGGAGCAGCTGGAACACGATTCACCATATCTGGGCAAGTTGTTGCAAGATCTGCGTGATCCACAGCTGCTGTGGACGAACTATGGCTTGCGTTCGCTGTCCAAGGATTCGCCGCTGTACATGAAACGCAATACGGAACACGATCCACCATATTGGCGTGGTCCCATCTGGATCAATATCAACTATTTGGCCGCCAAGGCGCTGAGACACTATGGCAAAATCGAGGGTCCGTATGCGGCGAGTGCACGCAAAATCTATGGCGAGTTGCGTGAGAATCTCGTGAGGAACATCTTCAAGCAGTATCAACGGACGGGTTACCTTTGGGAGCAGTACGACGATACCACGGGCGAGGGCAAGGGATGCAATCCATTTACCGGCTGGAGTGCACTCGTTGTTCTCCTCATGGCCGAACAGTTCTAG
- the LOC132795476 gene encoding mannosyl-oligosaccharide glucosidase-like, which yields MLVVCFAGEVLGTYLWRGRNSSTLRELNPKSLSSGLDDYPRASHPTDLERHVDLRCWIALAASVMAELSTLLGKDDVKYYETASYLTDNELMNKLHLDPFTEHYTDWGLHTDAVALKHPPPMTPQRKGGQRIQQPPAEMQRYTLKPPDYKFVNTMFGYVSLFPLLLEQLEHDSPYLGKLLQDLRDPQLLWTNYGLRSLSKDSPLYMKRNTEHDPPYWRGPIWININYLAAKALRHYGKIEGPYAASARKIYGELRENLVRNIFKQYQRTGYLWEQYDDTTGEGKGCNPFTGWSALVVLLMAEQF from the coding sequence ATGCTCGTTGTATGCTTTGCAGGCGAAGTCTTGGGCACCTATTTGTGGCGTGGACGCAACTCGAGTACGCTGCGCGAACTGAATCCCAAGAGTTTGTCCTCCGGTCTCGACGACTATCCGCGCGCCTCGCATCCCACGGATCTGGAGCGTCACGTGGATTTGCGCTGTTGGATTGCGCTCGCCGCTAGCGTGATGGCTGAGCTATCCACGCTGTTGGGCAAGGATGATGTCAAGTACTATGAGACCGCATCGTATTTGACGGACAATGAGCTGATGAATAAGCTGCACTTGGATCCGTTCACAGAGCACTACACCGACTGGGGACTGCACACGGATGCTGTGGCACTGAAGCATCCGCCGCCAATGACACCGCAACGCAAGGGTGGTCAACGGATTCAACAGCCGCCGGCGGAGATGCAACGCTACACACTGAAGCCACCGGACTACAAGTTTGTGAACACAATGTTCGGTTATGTGAGTCTGTTTCCGTTGCTGCTGGAGCAGCTGGAACACGATTCACCATATCTGGGCAAGTTGTTGCAAGATCTGCGTGATCCACAGCTGCTGTGGACGAACTATGGCTTGCGTTCGCTGTCCAAGGATTCGCCGCTGTACATGAAACGCAATACGGAACACGATCCACCATATTGGCGTGGTCCCATCTGGATCAATATCAACTATTTGGCCGCCAAGGCGCTGAGACACTATGGCAAAATCGAGGGTCCGTATGCGGCGAGTGCACGCAAAATCTATGGCGAGTTGCGTGAGAATCTCGTGAGGAACATCTTCAAGCAGTATCAACGGACGGGTTACCTTTGGGAGCAGTACGACGATACCACGGGCGAGGGCAAGGGATGCAATCCATTTACCGGCTGGAGTGCACTCGTTGTTCTCCTCATGGCCGAACAGTTCTAG